ttcgaaaGGATAAGGAACTATTCCTTATTCTGGTATATATGACCTGCATTTTTTATCCTCAGACTATAAAATTAGGATACGAACAAATATCGGCATTAggatatctttataaaaatattaagcaaGCATGCTATACTAACTCAGTTTCGAAACATGCCCTCCTATTTTTCCAAGACACCCAAAATAGTGAGGAGCAAAGCATCTCTCTCTTGTACTCAgatcttaaaagaaaatattatgataaaattcatGCATTCGAAATTGCCGATACTATTTCCTCGATATCagaagtaaatttaaaattggacAGAGCTCGCTTACCCGATAGGGTTTATGAGCGCTTTGACTCCATTTATCAGGTATTGATATTtcataatcttaaattttcGGATTCAGATAGATTTTTCATCGGATTTTCTTtcaatgtacaatattttaatattagaatacaGTTCTGTTTTAACTCTTTATCagagtattactttttttacttcagTTATTGCAGTAAtctgcaatatatatatattcttgttcCTTCCTCTGTTAAGTTCCTCACGGTGCGTCCCATGACTagtatacaatattaattatatttatttatccaggTATTGTCATACACAACAATATCTATCAGAGGTTCTATCGATATGGATAATTCTAGTTCCAATTATTTCTAATGCACAATGACAATATTCAAGGATCTTTCCACTCAGTTCACAAAAACATCTAAGAATTCATTGTCTTTATGTAGTGACtgcaatatataaattttattataaaaattttataatatatcaataaggGGATTTTCTGGTGTTATTAAtctgttcttttttgttatatcttgttattgtattttaagaGTCAATAATAAATTAGCACTCGGCATTTACACAAGTGAGTTTTCTTTGGAGGTGTCTTAAGGAcacttacatttatatataatcattgcATGCCATATGTATCATACCTGAAAAATAATACACGAGTTTTTGAATCCTTGATTGGagcagtttgacaattttttatgtCACAACTTTATGCATACTATTGCAAACATATAATCAATGCAtccttaaacaaaaaataaatctgattTCTTACATCTTATTCCAATCTAGAGTTgcaaaatgttcattttattgaaaaaatgctaaaatataaataaaaatttataaaaatatttttataaacaacagCAAGAACAGTCTGTCAGCTACTTAGAATcaaccaaaaatttattaatttttgaccaaaaatttaaaaatatcaattgaaaaaaaaaaaaattattaatcttgttgttagaaataaaaaaaggatttcagtTTTCAAAAATCGGAAAATTCTGACCACACTTTAATAGGTTGACATACTTTATTATTGACATTCCCATATGGGGAAAATTCCTTTGGAGGAAGAggattatcattatttattgaatcaaatttatataatttatgtctaCTTTTCACTGAATAATCGAAAAAATagattgtaattaaatgaacTGGTTGAAAAACGATGAGCAGTTCTGTAAtttgcataattattattaatttgttcattaaaaataatattaatttattgttccagattatttttttaaacaaataccGAGATGtactaatatttgtattatattttatttattattttatgagtaggttttttaaaaaaagaaaagtataagcCGTTAGTCGTAGTTGATAAGGCCCAACAAACTGACACGGTTTTAAAACCTATCTTATGTTCaaccaaaaattgataaaataataggaaaagtatgctattaaaaatattaaaaaaaaaaaataattgtacaaatatagccTTTTGAAGGGATTTTTGGTACATACTACAAcatgatttaattcaaatatcagtgtttatcatttgcatcaagtagtattcaatggatatgttaagtatttctttattcataaaCCCATTAAATGGAGTTGaatcaagatttatttgaaatttgttcattttataaagtacaaatatcaactttgacaccccaaaatggcgtctcctttaattatgatgaaatttatGACGTttgtgaaaacgctctattcgATGTTGGTACCGTATATGAAGtactcattttttatacagtagactgaaaaaagatattatggaaataaaaagttattttgatattccaCACAATATATTCgtttataaatgaaatgaaataaaggacaattattaaaatacgtAGGTTTATTTATGCCGTAATGAAAAGTAGCCCAGAAGAGGGGAAGGACGAGTTGGTAAGCCTGTGGAAATTGCCGGGGAAAGTTGTAGTCACCCAACCTTTAGAAGCGTACAAAGCAGCAGTAAAGGGAGAGaaggaataaagaaaagaaagaggaGAAGAGACTTGAGGATCAACTCTGAACTCACCTAGTATTTGGATTCAAATTTGAACTTTCTGATTCCCTCTCGCTTGGATGATGACAAGGATGGATGACGAGCACAACCGAGGGCCTGGAGGCAAAAGTAAGGCCATTGAGTACCTATTGAAGCAAACGGATATGTTTGCGCACTTTTTGGGGTCTTCCTCTACCTCAAACAGCGGCGGTGGAGCGGGAAAGGGTAGGCCCAAGAAAGGGTTGAATGCAGAAGGAGATCATCGTCACCGTATGACGGAAGAGGAGGAGGACGAGGAGATGTTGTCTGAGTTGAATGAGAGCAAGAAGCGTCCCGGAGCCTCTCCTTGCACCATCTTCGACGAATCCCCGAATTACATCAAGAACGGGAAGCTGCGCGACTATCAGGTGCGCGGGCTCAACTGGATGATCAGTCTCTACGAAAACGGACTGAACGGGATTCTGGCAGATGAAATGGGGCTGGGGAAAACGCTTCAAACCATTTCTTTGTTGGGCTATATGAAGCATTACCGAAGCGACCCTGGGCCACACATGGTCCTTGTACCCAAAACCACTCTGGCCAATTGGATGAATGAGTTCAAGAAGTGGTGCCCCACGCTGCGAGCTGTTTGTCTGATTGGGGATCAAGAAACCAGGAACAAGTTTATTCGTGACACGATGATGCCAGGAGGTTGGGACGTTCTCGTTACTTCCTTTGAAATGCTTCTCAGAGAAAAATCCGTGTTTAAAAAGTTTACATGGAGATATATGGTCATTGATGAGGCACATcgtattaaaaatgaagagtCCAAACTCTCTCTTATCGTCAGAGAGATTAAAACAACAAACCGTCTTCTTCTCACGGGAACACCCCTTCAAAATAATCTACATGAACTCTGGGCTCTACTCAACTTCCTTCTTCCTGAAGTGTTCAGTTCCTCCAATGATTTCGACAAATGGTTTAATACAGATACGTGCTTGGGAGATGATAGCTTAGTGAAGCGTCTTCATGGTATTTTAAAACCGTTTGTGTTACGGCGTCTCAAATCTGATGTAGAAAAGTCACTTCTTCCAAAGAAGGAGACGAATATTTATATGAGTTTATCCAAGATGCAGAGAGAATGGTATACAAAAATTCTTATGAAGGATATCGATATTGTGAATGGAGCTGGAAAGGTGGAAAAAATGAGACTTCAAAACATCCTTATGCAGCTTCGTAAATGTGTCAATCATCCATATCTCTTTGATGGAGCTGAGCCTGGGCCTCCCTATACGACAGATGAACATTTGGTGGAAAATTCTGGGAAATTGCAAGTTATTGATAAACTCCTTCCAAAATTGAAGGAACAGGAATCTCGCGTCCTCATCTTTACTCAAATGACTCGtatattagatattttggaGGATTACTGTTGGTTTAGAGGCTATTCTTATTGTCGTATTGATGGACAAACTTCCCATGAAGATCGTGTCAGGCAAATTGATGAATACAATATGCCAAACtctgaaaagtttatttttatgttatctaCACGTGCAGGAGGTCTgggtattaatttatatactgCCGACATTGTTATACTTTTTGATTCTGATTGGAATCCACAAGCTGATCTTCAGGCTATGGACAGAGCGCATCGAATTGGTCAAAAGAAGCAGGTGAAAGTCTTTAGACTAGTAATGGAAAATACtgttgatgaaaaaattgttgAGAGGGCCGCTATTAAACTTCGATTGGATCGCATGATTATCCAACAAGGACGTATATctgatcaaaaacaaaatattaataaagatgatATGCTAAATATTATTCGCCACGGAGCTAAGCAAGTATTTAGTAAGACAGAAGATGGCATCACTGATGCAGAAATTGATCAAATATTGGATAGAGGAGAGGCTAAAACAGAAGAAGAGAATAAAAAGTTGGCTCAACTGGGAGAGTCATCATTACGTGGATTTACATTGGATACTAAAGAGGAATCCGgcactatttataattttgaaggaCAAGATTTTAAATCTAAGCAGAGAGATGAAATCGGAATGAATTGGATTGCTCCTCCtaagagagaaagaaaggcCAACTATGCTGTAGATGCGTATTTTAGGGAAGCCTTAAGGGTTGGTGCTGCAGAGCCAAAAGCACATAAGGCTCCAAGACCTCCCAAACAACCAATGGTTCAAGACTTTCAATTCTTTCCTCCTAGACTCTTTGAGCTATTAGATCAAGAAATATACCATTATCGCAAAACCCTTGGGTACAAAGTGCCTGTTAACCCAGACTTGGGCTCTGaagccaaaaaaattcaaaaagaagaacAGAAAAGAATAGACGAGGTTGAGGACTTGACAGAGGAAGAacaggaagaaaaagaagaactaTTAACTCAGGTACCTTTTCCTTCAATTGACCTTTCTATTTAACAGCAATATAATAAGTTTTAACTAATATTGGGCTTGTATTTTCCCTTTGACTATAACATTGTTTATaatctaaacatattatatattttcaaattaatcttCATAGGGATTTACGAACTGGACTAAAAGAgatttcaatcaatttattcGACTTCATGAAAAATATGGAAGAGATGATATCGAATCAATTTCTCGTGAAGTCGAGGGCAAGACTCCCGAGGAAGTGTTGGAATATAGTAAAGTTTTTTGGGAGCGATGCTCAGAGTTACAGGATGTTGATCGCATTATGGCTCAGATTGAGAAGGGTGAAGCAAAAATCCAACGACGTTTCCATATAAAAAAGGCTTTAGATGCCAAAATCAATCGGTACCGTGCACCTTTTCATCAACTCCGAATAGCATATGGAACCAACAAAGGAAAGAACTATACAGAAGAAGAAGATAGGTTTTTAGTGTGCATGCTACATAAGTTAGGTTTTGACAAAGAAAATGTTTATGATGAACTTCGTTCTGCAATTCGCAATGCACCTCAATTTCGATTTGACTGGTTTATAAAGTCGCGAACAGCCATGGAGCTCCAGAGGCGGTGTAATACTCTAATTACTTTAATTGAGAGGGAAAATCATGAAAtcgaagaaaaagaaaaagctgagatgaaaaagaagaaaggcaGTAAAGCGGACTCAAAATCCAACAATAGTGCTTCGACCAAAAAtcagaaaagaaaaggagactCGAAAGAAGAGGAAACATCTAGTAAGAAGAAGTCAAAAAAATGATCGTTCGAATTCAAATTTAAGGATTAATGTGTAATTTGTGTCTATTTTAATGATTTCTAATTATGATATTCTATTTCTGATGCTAATTGAagtacttatatacatatttatataaatctatcgTATAATCGTTCCTTATATAAACTAGTGTCTTCTTGAAGAcagtacaaaatttaataagttgATAATTTAAGTGATaacattccttttttatttataagtgtcAAATTGTAACGCAAAAATTTCActtgcatattttatttatataaaacatagaaatattaacaattaGTCATCTAagcttattttttgtaagtttgtgCTGTTGTAAAATTTTTAGCATTATATTAAAGAATTTCATTCTCCTCCTCCAGCAGTTCTTCACTCTCTTCGTCACACTCATTTTCGTCCTCATTTTTATTTGAGGCTTCATCACTCTCTTGAAGCTTGATTGAAACTGCCTTTTTCTTCCAGTCCTCCAAGTTTCTCTTGCACTGAACCATCATTGGCGAGGTAGTTGGTATAACTTGTGACATGAGTTCATAGCAAGGCAAACATATACCTCCAATGAAGCCGACctaagggtatttttttttttcacagttaCCGGATTCTTAGACTCGCTTTAATTACCTGCATTGAAGCAATTTCTGAGGCATGACTCCTATCAAATAAAGGAATGGGAGTCCAACCCATTGTTTTTTCAACATCTCcctaatatgaaataaatcataagCTTTAGTATCATTAACTTCACGTTTTTTAGTTCATTGATGTTGctaatttaagaaaatgtcTACCTGTTTGAAGAATTCCTCGTAGACTGTATAAACAGTTGATAGCTGTAAGTCCCAAGGCTTATAACTATTGCAGAGATCACATCCAGCTATCAATATAGATTGAACTAAGAGTCTGTAAATTATGGTGTTACTACAAGCAAGCTACGTATATCTATTGTTAATATCCCATGGGTAgggattaataatttaatatttaagaaatctAATAATTGTGTGAGGCAGAAcattaaatctaatttaatacTACTGCTATTACGTAAGATAAATTGAGCATAGTTAATGACTACAAAAGCGGCTAATGTAAGGAAATGAAAATAGCAATGTGACACATCGACTATGGATTTAAACTAATCTtacatattaagattttttttttttagtgtataaGTGagaagttttcaaaatatgactttaataCAATCCAAACTCAATATGCACAGTACTTGTTCATGAAATTCTTGATACACAAGGGAGGATGTTTTTTCCTGAATGGACCAAGGTTTGGACGATGAACTCAAGTCGCAACCCGTCAAACATATTGCTTGAATTAAAAGCCTATTCATAAAGCCATCGTTTTAGTCAAAAGTAAAGGGGATAAActctaattatacaaaatatcgACTCTAGATATTTggccaaatacaaaaaataacaaaaggatTTGTTTTTGACCCTTATTAATTGCAGTTAATAGTATCCCTGCAAGTAAAAAGCAAGTTTACCTGTGATCCGGTATTTGCCAtgaaaaagtttcatattttataatcgaCGTCAGTCTTGCCT
The sequence above is drawn from the Lepeophtheirus salmonis chromosome 5, UVic_Lsal_1.4, whole genome shotgun sequence genome and encodes:
- the Iswi gene encoding chromatin-remodeling complex ATPase chain Iswi, which produces MMTRMDDEHNRGPGGKSKAIEYLLKQTDMFAHFLGSSSTSNSGGGAGKGRPKKGLNAEGDHRHRMTEEEEDEEMLSELNESKKRPGASPCTIFDESPNYIKNGKLRDYQVRGLNWMISLYENGLNGILADEMGLGKTLQTISLLGYMKHYRSDPGPHMVLVPKTTLANWMNEFKKWCPTLRAVCLIGDQETRNKFIRDTMMPGGWDVLVTSFEMLLREKSVFKKFTWRYMVIDEAHRIKNEESKLSLIVREIKTTNRLLLTGTPLQNNLHELWALLNFLLPEVFSSSNDFDKWFNTDTCLGDDSLVKRLHGILKPFVLRRLKSDVEKSLLPKKETNIYMSLSKMQREWYTKILMKDIDIVNGAGKVEKMRLQNILMQLRKCVNHPYLFDGAEPGPPYTTDEHLVENSGKLQVIDKLLPKLKEQESRVLIFTQMTRILDILEDYCWFRGYSYCRIDGQTSHEDRVRQIDEYNMPNSEKFIFMLSTRAGGLGINLYTADIVILFDSDWNPQADLQAMDRAHRIGQKKQVKVFRLVMENTVDEKIVERAAIKLRLDRMIIQQGRISDQKQNINKDDMLNIIRHGAKQVFSKTEDGITDAEIDQILDRGEAKTEEENKKLAQLGESSLRGFTLDTKEESGTIYNFEGQDFKSKQRDEIGMNWIAPPKRERKANYAVDAYFREALRVGAAEPKAHKAPRPPKQPMVQDFQFFPPRLFELLDQEIYHYRKTLGYKVPVNPDLGSEAKKIQKEEQKRIDEVEDLTEEEQEEKEELLTQGFTNWTKRDFNQFIRLHEKYGRDDIESISREVEGKTPEEVLEYSKVFWERCSELQDVDRIMAQIEKGEAKIQRRFHIKKALDAKINRYRAPFHQLRIAYGTNKGKNYTEEEDRFLVCMLHKLGFDKENVYDELRSAIRNAPQFRFDWFIKSRTAMELQRRCNTLITLIERENHEIEEKEKAEMKKKKGSKADSKSNNSASTKNQKRKGDSKEEETSSKKKSKK